From Mucilaginibacter gotjawali:
CGTACGGCTCAGATGCCCATGGTCCTTTATCGTAATTCACCAGGTCGTAATTTACCTGCGGATTGGGGATGGAAGCCACGATACCGAACTTTACGCTTTCGTCCATTTTTGTATTTCCGCTTACAAAGCCCTTTTCTTTCAGGTCACCCCATCCTCCTTTTAAACCGTCGCGCAGGTCGTCGCTAAAAACGGCTTGCTCGTGCAGTTTTGATACATTCTTTTTAACGGCTCTTAAAGCTTCCGGCATAGGGCTGTTGCCCGCTGTCCACCCTTCTCCATAGACGAAAATGGTGGGGTCGATCTTATGCAATGTATCACTGATCATGTTCATGGTTTTAATGTCATGCACCCCCATCAAATCAAACCTGAAGCCATCCAGGTGGTATTCTTTTGCCCAGTAAACCACCGATTCAATCATAAACTTACGCGCCATCGGCATTTCAGACGCCACCTCATTGCCGCAGCCGGTTGCGTTTGAATATGATCCGTCGGGGTTATGCCGGTAAAAATATCCCGGCGCAAACTGGCTGAAGTTGGCATGATCAATGTCGCTGGTATGATTATAAACCACATCCAATATTACCCGAAGCCCGTTTTGATGCAGGGTTTGCACCATTTTTTTAAACTCCTTTATCCGCACATTTCCATCATACGGATCACTTGAGTAGCTACCTTCGGGTACGTTATAATTTAGCGGGTCGTATCCCCAGTTATATTGGCCGGCAGCGGGCTTTGTTTCATCAACCGAATTAAAATCAAAGCAGGGAAGCAAGTGAACGTGCGTTACCCCCAATTCTTTAATATGGTCCAGCCCGGTTGCTTCTCCATCCGGGCTTTTGGTGCCGGTTTCTGCAAGCCCTAAATATTTGCCCTTATGCTGTATGCCGGAATTTGGATCGACAGAGATATCCCGCATATGTAATTCATAAATAATGATATCTGTAAAGTTTTTTAGCGCCGGTTTTTTGTCGTTTCGCCAGTTTTTGGGGTTGGTTGAAGCCAGGTCCACCACCATGCCGCGCTTACCGTTTACGCCTACAGCTTTGGCATAAATATCCGGGGATTCCAGCAGCCGCTTGCCTTCCTGCATTACCTGGAAGGTGTAGTATTTGTTTTTGATGTCTTTGTCAACCACTGTTTTCCAAACGCCCTTATTTCCTTTTACCATATTGATGGTACTTAAAGCCCCGCCACCATCGCCCGCATCATATAAACGCAGCGTAACAGCTGATGCCTTTGGTGCCCAAACTTTAAAAACCGTTTTCGCAGGAGTGTATTTAACCCCGAGGTCTTTACCGGTATAAACAGGATAATTGTCAAAGGGGCCAACAAGTTGCGCAACCCCGGCGGTTTTAAGCATAGTTATAAACAGGATGATTGATAATGTTTTTGAATATTTCATAATCGGTTGTCCGGGATCGTTCCCGCTTTGGATGATTGGTTAAATATAGAATTAATTTAACTTGTAGTTGTTTTTCAATTTCGCCACTTGAATGATTTTTCATCGATAGCCCTCATGGTACAGAGCACCCCGTTTAAATGGTCAACTTCATGCTGTAAAAGCTCAGACAGGTCTCCTTCCATTTTCCAGCTTTGGGGCGTCCAGTGCTCATCCAGGTAATTGATGGTTAAGCTCCGGTGTCTTTTTACTTTCACCAGCAAATTCGGAAAGCTCATGCAATCGTCCCATAATTCAAACAGCTCCCCGCTCAAATCAGTAAATTCAGGGTTGATAAAAATAACCGGCCTGTCAATATGCATGTAAACCAGCCTTTTCATAATACCCAATTGAGGCGCCGCAATGGCCCTGCCGAAATTATATTTCAGCCTGATTTGCTGCATCACATTTTCCAAATCGGCAACCCAATCTTTCAATAAGGGCAGGTCTGTTTTCAGCACAGGCTGGCAGGTTTCATAAAGGCGGGGATCGCCCAGTAAAAGCAGGTCGTTGAGGCTTTTCAAAATAATGAAGATTTATCCTGCAATATTAGGAAATACTGACAGTAAACACGTAGAAATGCAGGATTTCTGCAACACAAAACCCTGCCTGAAAGGTTAAAACAATAAACACGAAGTAAATTTTGTGCCCGGCTTACTTTCCGTGTCCTGCCAGATAATGGTAGCGAATGGCGCTTGTTTGCTAACCCCCGGCCAAAATAAAGCAGTAACTCCTGGTTGTCTTACACAAAATAATCAAGGATGAAAACAGTTTAAACAAACTAACCGGTTGCCACATGCTGCAAAAAACAACAGGGGCCATATTTACCGGCCCCTGTTGTTTTCTATCTTGGTTTAAAAAATCAAATTACTTCATGCTATCATGAATTTTAGTAACGGCATCCAGGTGCATTTGCACCACGGGCGCTGTTTTACCCGCAAAACCGGCCAGCGCAGGGTCTTTGCCGTTTTTGGCTTCGTCCTGCATCAGGCTGAGGGCATCTTTATGGTCGTCCGCCATCAAATTGATATAGGCCTTATCAAAATCGGTGCCTGTTAACTTTGACATGTCTTCAAATTTCTTTTGGTGATCAGCATCCATAGCTGCAGGCATCGTAATATTTTCCTTTTTTGCAATTTCCGTCAGCGCATCCCCGGCCTTGCTATGATCTTTTACCATCATTTCAGCAATTTTTTTAATCTGCGCATCGGCTGTTTTTTGCAGCGCGAGTTTTGACAACGCTATTTCAGCCATTCCCCCGGCAGCTGCCGAGGTTGCGAATTTCGCGTCACCGGTGACCGTTTTCATCGTATCTGCCGACATGGCGCTTGTATCTTTTGCTTTGTTTGCGCTGTCGGCGCTTTCTTTGGCGTCTTTTGGCGCGCTGTTGCATCCCTGCAAGGCATATGCCGCAAGGGCGATAATGAACACATAACTTAGTTTTTTCATGGCGATATTATTTTATTTATTAGTTAAACAAAATAATTCGCTATAAGTTTTCTTCAGTTCAACTGCCTATGTTAATTCTTTCATCAGCTTGTCAAACGCTTCCCGTAATTCAGCAAGCGCTGTTTCCAGTTTCAGCACACGGGCTTCCAGGCCGCCGTGGTTCCTGGAAGGTGCCTCATCTTCAAAATCTTCATCGCTAAAATCGGGAGTGCCACATAATAAATGCGCGTACCGGGCCTCCTTTTGGCCCGGCCTCCGCGGTAACTGCACCAGGAATGGCATTTCGGGGCTGCTTAGGCGTTCAAGCACTTCCTGCACTTCTTCAATCGATTCAAATTCATGCATCCTGCCCGAGTTGGTGTTCAATTCACCGGGCGTTTGCGGGCCACGAAGCATCAATAAACAAATTATGGCCACTTCTGATGGTAATACCGGGAATACAATAGCAAAATTATGTTTGTATTTAACCGAACGTATCGAGCCGCCGGTGGCCGTCGAGATCAATCCTCTTCGTTTTAAGGTATTCAGCGCCTGCACTACCGTTTCATCATCATAGTTAACCACCGGCTTGCGCGATGTTTTTTGATTGCAGGCCGTGGTAAGGCTATTGATGGTCATTGGGTAATATTCAGGCGTGGTTTTGCTTTTTTCCATTAACACGCCCAGAACGCGAAGCTCTTCGGCATTTAATACAGGTAAAGTAATTGGTGAATCCATGGGATAAATGTAACGTATTTCGGATTTTCAATTTCGGATATTTTATTTATTGATTTGAGAATTAAGCGATTTGTGAAAAGATTGTAATTTTAAACATAGGAAGATGCCTGCATTATATAAATCCGAAATTGAAAATCCGAAATCCAAAATAAAACAAGTTTCTTTGCATTATCATGTCGCTTTTTATCGCATCGTTAAATTCAGGAAGCAATGGCAATTGCTATTATGTGGGCAATGAGCACGAAGCAGTACTGGTGGATGCCGGCATATCCTGCCGCGAAACCGAAAAACGGATGCTGCGCCTGGGTTTGTCGATGAAAAAGGTAAGGGCGATTTTTGTTTCACATGAGCACTCCGACCATATCAACGGGATACCTGTTTTGTCAAAAAAATACCAGTTGCCTGTTTATATTACGCCCCCAACAATGCGCGGCGGAAGTTTGGTTATTGACGGCCAATTACTCAACTCTTTCAATCCTTTCGAAACAGTTACGATTGGCGGATTAAACATCACCCCCTTCCCCAAAAAGCACGATGCCAGTGATCCTTATAGTTTTACAATCACCTCGGCAGGCGTAACTGTAGGTGTTTTTACGGATATCGGGATAGCCTGCGAAAACCTCGTCAATCATTTCAGCAGATGCCATGCCGCGTTTTTGGAAGCCAATTATGATGATGATATGCTGGATAAGGGCGGGTATCCCTACCACCTGAAGCGCCGGATCCGCGGCGGAAACGGGCATTTATCCAACAAACAAGCTGTTGAGCTTTTTATGGCGCACCGCCCGCCCTTTATGAGCCATTTGCTGTTGTCGCACTTGTCAAAAAACAATAATGACCCGCAACTGGTGCAGCAATTATTTGAGGCGTGCGCCGGTGGGGTAAACATTACCGTCGCCTCGCGGTACCAGGAAACCGAAGTATACTATATCAACGGAAACCATCTTCCGGGAATAGCAAACAAGAATGGCGCTGTTGACCTGCATCCGGTTCAAACAAGTCTTTTTTAATACAACGCAGCAAAGCGTCAACTGATGGCCCTGTAGTATACGGTTGGGTCCATATCCCGTAGCCGTATTTTATCAATCAAATGACATTAATTGCTGTGCTTTTAGGTATTTTTGTTTTGAATTATGAGCACTTTCACCCAAGAACAAGTTTTACAAGCCCTAAGCAATGTTGAGGAACCCGATCTGAAAAAAGACCTGGTTACACTTAACATGATCCAGAATATCCATATTGATGGAAATAACATCAGCTTTTCGGTCATATTAACTACGCCGGCCTGCCCATTAAAGGCGATGATAGAAAATGCCTGCCGAAACGCCATTATGTATTTTGTGAGTAAAGATGCGGTGGTGCATATTGATATGACATCAAAGGTTACCACCCAAAAAAATACAGGGGTGCCCGGCGTAAAAAACATCATCGCGGTGGCATCGGGTAAAGGTGGCGTAGGGAAATCAACCGTTGCCGTAAACCTGGCACTGGGTTTAGCCAGGACCGGGGCTAAAGTGGGTTTGATAGACGCCGATATTTACGGCCCGTCTATCCCGATTATGTTTGGTTTGGAAGGAACAAGGCCGATGGCCAGGGAAGTAGATGGAAAAACACGCATCGAGCCGATTGAAAAATACGGGATCAAGCTTTTATCGATAGGCTTTTTTACCGATCCTAATCAACCCGTTCCATGGCGCGGGCCGATGGTGTCGACAGCGGTAAAACAATTATTCAACGACGCCGATTGGGGCGAACTGGATTACCTGGTAGTGGATC
This genomic window contains:
- the pulA gene encoding type I pullulanase, yielding MKYSKTLSIILFITMLKTAGVAQLVGPFDNYPVYTGKDLGVKYTPAKTVFKVWAPKASAVTLRLYDAGDGGGALSTINMVKGNKGVWKTVVDKDIKNKYYTFQVMQEGKRLLESPDIYAKAVGVNGKRGMVVDLASTNPKNWRNDKKPALKNFTDIIIYELHMRDISVDPNSGIQHKGKYLGLAETGTKSPDGEATGLDHIKELGVTHVHLLPCFDFNSVDETKPAAGQYNWGYDPLNYNVPEGSYSSDPYDGNVRIKEFKKMVQTLHQNGLRVILDVVYNHTSDIDHANFSQFAPGYFYRHNPDGSYSNATGCGNEVASEMPMARKFMIESVVYWAKEYHLDGFRFDLMGVHDIKTMNMISDTLHKIDPTIFVYGEGWTAGNSPMPEALRAVKKNVSKLHEQAVFSDDLRDGLKGGWGDLKEKGFVSGNTKMDESVKFGIVASIPNPQVNYDLVNYDKGPWASEPYETITYASCHDDNTLFDRLKISNPNAPEAELIKMDKLANAVVLTSQGISFLHSGAELLRTKQGVANSFNKPDSINQIDWSRKTKYKAVFAYYKGLIALRKNHPAFRMPFAKMINERLKFVNTGVPGLICYQISNHANGDKWKNILVILNGNKANQALKLPGGVWTIAADENTINEAGIKTVAAGNIDIASTSAYVLYSK
- a CDS encoding peptide deformylase — its product is MKSLNDLLLLGDPRLYETCQPVLKTDLPLLKDWVADLENVMQQIRLKYNFGRAIAAPQLGIMKRLVYMHIDRPVIFINPEFTDLSGELFELWDDCMSFPNLLVKVKRHRSLTINYLDEHWTPQSWKMEGDLSELLQHEVDHLNGVLCTMRAIDEKSFKWRN
- a CDS encoding DUF4142 domain-containing protein, translated to MKKLSYVFIIALAAYALQGCNSAPKDAKESADSANKAKDTSAMSADTMKTVTGDAKFATSAAAGGMAEIALSKLALQKTADAQIKKIAEMMVKDHSKAGDALTEIAKKENITMPAAMDADHQKKFEDMSKLTGTDFDKAYINLMADDHKDALSLMQDEAKNGKDPALAGFAGKTAPVVQMHLDAVTKIHDSMK
- a CDS encoding YceH family protein; its protein translation is MDSPITLPVLNAEELRVLGVLMEKSKTTPEYYPMTINSLTTACNQKTSRKPVVNYDDETVVQALNTLKRRGLISTATGGSIRSVKYKHNFAIVFPVLPSEVAIICLLMLRGPQTPGELNTNSGRMHEFESIEEVQEVLERLSSPEMPFLVQLPRRPGQKEARYAHLLCGTPDFSDEDFEDEAPSRNHGGLEARVLKLETALAELREAFDKLMKELT
- a CDS encoding MBL fold metallo-hydrolase → MSLFIASLNSGSNGNCYYVGNEHEAVLVDAGISCRETEKRMLRLGLSMKKVRAIFVSHEHSDHINGIPVLSKKYQLPVYITPPTMRGGSLVIDGQLLNSFNPFETVTIGGLNITPFPKKHDASDPYSFTITSAGVTVGVFTDIGIACENLVNHFSRCHAAFLEANYDDDMLDKGGYPYHLKRRIRGGNGHLSNKQAVELFMAHRPPFMSHLLLSHLSKNNNDPQLVQQLFEACAGGVNITVASRYQETEVYYINGNHLPGIANKNGAVDLHPVQTSLF
- a CDS encoding Mrp/NBP35 family ATP-binding protein, with the protein product MSTFTQEQVLQALSNVEEPDLKKDLVTLNMIQNIHIDGNNISFSVILTTPACPLKAMIENACRNAIMYFVSKDAVVHIDMTSKVTTQKNTGVPGVKNIIAVASGKGGVGKSTVAVNLALGLARTGAKVGLIDADIYGPSIPIMFGLEGTRPMAREVDGKTRIEPIEKYGIKLLSIGFFTDPNQPVPWRGPMVSTAVKQLFNDADWGELDYLVVDLPPGTGDIHITVTQTFPVTGAVIVTTPQNVALADAKKGIGMFMMNAINVPILGVVENMSYFTPAELPDNKYYIFGQGGGSKLAESIKAPFLGEIPLVKSISESGDAGKPVVLQEGSIMAGAFIEMAQKVAQQVAICNANAINGAIVVNN